One region of Nycticebus coucang isolate mNycCou1 chromosome 10, mNycCou1.pri, whole genome shotgun sequence genomic DNA includes:
- the LOC128597126 gene encoding sialic acid-binding Ig-like lectin 13 isoform X7, with product MLLLLPLALLWGRAGGQQQRRPWAAYSLKVPEVVTVQEGLCVHVPCSFSYPSEGRKESGPISGYWFRDGANTNHDAPVATNNRTRQVQEETRGRFDLPGVPMRNNCSLSISNATRSDHGLYFFKVEKGQSIKWNYVRNKLSVRVTALTPNILLPGTLEYGHTRNLTCSVPWTCEKGLPPKISWAGPAVVPQGPTTGHSSVLTLVPQLQHHGTNLTCQVTLPGTDVTGMRTVHLNVSYSPQNLTVTVLLGSSTAPTALRNGSSLSVLEGQSLHLACDADSNPPAKLNWNFKSLTLSPSQPSDPGLLKLPQVQLRHEGEYTCQAQNPLGSQHVSLILLLQSEHGPLNQGEGWGGRRHDPESHLPVWEGPERGKRVWARQESEVPQEEVSSDSSGYGGCGHCRSLIPQMWNLRYRGGIQLK from the exons atgctgctgctgctgccgctggCCCTGCTCTGGGGGAGGGCGGGGGGGCAGCAACAGAGACGGCCCTGGGCGGCTTATAGCCTGAAAGTGCCGGAGGTGGTGACGGTGCAGGAGGGCCTGTGTGTCCATGTGCCCTGCTCCTTCTCCTACCCCTCGGAAGGCCGGAAAGAGTCTGGCCCTATTTCTGGCTACTGGTTCCGGGACGGGGCCAATACAAACCACGATGCTCCAGTGGCCACAAACAACAGAACTCGACAAGTGCAGGAGGAGACCCGGGGCAGATTCGACCTCCCTGGGGTCCCCATGAGGAACAACTGCTCCCTGAGTATCAGCAATGCCACGCGGAGTGACCATGGATTATACTTTTTTAAGGTGGAGAAAGGACAGAGCATAAAATGGAACTATGTACGCAATAAGCTCTCTGTGCGTGTGACGG cCCTGACCCCCAACATCCTCCTACCGGGGACCCTGGAGTACGGCCACACCAGGAACCTGACCTGCTCTGTGCCCTGGACCTGTGAGAAGGGATTGCCCCCCAAGATCTCCTGGGCTGGGCCCGCTGTGGTCCCTCAGGGTCCCACCACCGGCCACTCCTCAGTGCTCACCCTCGTCCCACAGCTCCAGCACCATGGCACCAACCTCACCTGCCAGGTCACCTTGCCTGGGACTGATGTGACCGGGATGAGGACCGTCCATCTCAATGTATCCT ACTCTCCTCAGAACTTGACTGTGACTGTCCTCCTAGGAAGCAGCACAG CTCCCACAGCCCTGAGGAACGGCTCATCTCTGTCAGTTCTGGAGGGCCAGTCTCTGCACTTGGCCTGTGATGCTGACAGCAACCCCCCTGCCAAGTTGAACTGGAACTTTAAGAGCTTGACCCTGAGCCCCTcacagccttcagaccctgggctATTGAAGCTGCCCCAAGTGCAACTCAGACATGAAGGAGAATACACCTGCCAAGCACAGAACCCTCTGGGGTCCCAGCACGTCTCTCTGATTCTCCTCCTGCAGA gTGAACATGGCCCCCTGAACcaaggagagggatggggagggaggagacaCGACCCTGAATCCCACCTCCCAGTGTGGGAAGGACCGGAAAGGGGCAAGAGGGTCTGGGCCAGGCAGGAG AGTGAAGTCCCGCAGGAGGAAGTCAGCTCAGACAGTAGTGGGTATGGAGGATGCGGACATTGTCGTAGCCTGATCCCTCAG ATGTGGAACCTCAGATACAGAGGAGGAATtcagttaaaatga
- the LOC128597126 gene encoding sialic acid-binding Ig-like lectin 13 isoform X8, translating to MLLLLPLALLWGRAGGQQQRRPWAAYSLKVPEVVTVQEGLCVHVPCSFSYPSEGRKESGPISGYWFRDGANTNHDAPVATNNRTRQVQEETRGRFDLPGVPMRNNCSLSISNATRSDHGLYFFKVEKGQSIKWNYVRNKLSVRVTALTPNILLPGTLEYGHTRNLTCSVPWTCEKGLPPKISWAGPAVVPQGPTTGHSSVLTLVPQLQHHGTNLTCQVTLPGTDVTGMRTVHLNVSYSPQNLTVTVLLGSSTAPTALRNGSSLSVLEGQSLHLACDADSNPPAKLNWNFKSLTLSPSQPSDPGLLKLPQVQLRHEGEYTCQAQNPLGSQHVSLILLLQRKSGPMAEVALVALGESAVKILLLCLCLIFLRVKSRRRKSAQTVVGMEDADIVVA from the exons atgctgctgctgctgccgctggCCCTGCTCTGGGGGAGGGCGGGGGGGCAGCAACAGAGACGGCCCTGGGCGGCTTATAGCCTGAAAGTGCCGGAGGTGGTGACGGTGCAGGAGGGCCTGTGTGTCCATGTGCCCTGCTCCTTCTCCTACCCCTCGGAAGGCCGGAAAGAGTCTGGCCCTATTTCTGGCTACTGGTTCCGGGACGGGGCCAATACAAACCACGATGCTCCAGTGGCCACAAACAACAGAACTCGACAAGTGCAGGAGGAGACCCGGGGCAGATTCGACCTCCCTGGGGTCCCCATGAGGAACAACTGCTCCCTGAGTATCAGCAATGCCACGCGGAGTGACCATGGATTATACTTTTTTAAGGTGGAGAAAGGACAGAGCATAAAATGGAACTATGTACGCAATAAGCTCTCTGTGCGTGTGACGG cCCTGACCCCCAACATCCTCCTACCGGGGACCCTGGAGTACGGCCACACCAGGAACCTGACCTGCTCTGTGCCCTGGACCTGTGAGAAGGGATTGCCCCCCAAGATCTCCTGGGCTGGGCCCGCTGTGGTCCCTCAGGGTCCCACCACCGGCCACTCCTCAGTGCTCACCCTCGTCCCACAGCTCCAGCACCATGGCACCAACCTCACCTGCCAGGTCACCTTGCCTGGGACTGATGTGACCGGGATGAGGACCGTCCATCTCAATGTATCCT ACTCTCCTCAGAACTTGACTGTGACTGTCCTCCTAGGAAGCAGCACAG CTCCCACAGCCCTGAGGAACGGCTCATCTCTGTCAGTTCTGGAGGGCCAGTCTCTGCACTTGGCCTGTGATGCTGACAGCAACCCCCCTGCCAAGTTGAACTGGAACTTTAAGAGCTTGACCCTGAGCCCCTcacagccttcagaccctgggctATTGAAGCTGCCCCAAGTGCAACTCAGACATGAAGGAGAATACACCTGCCAAGCACAGAACCCTCTGGGGTCCCAGCACGTCTCTCTGATTCTCCTCCTGCAGA GGAAATCAGGGCCCATGGCAGAGGTGGCTCTTGTGGCCCTTGGGGAATCTGCTGTGAAAATCCtgcttctctgcctctgcctcattttcctcag AGTGAAGTCCCGCAGGAGGAAGTCAGCTCAGACAGTAGTGGGTATGGAGGATGCGGACATTGTCGTAGCCTGA
- the LOC128597126 gene encoding sialic acid-binding Ig-like lectin 13 isoform X3, producing the protein MLLLLPLALLWGRAGGQQQRRPWAAYSLKVPEVVTVQEGLCVHVPCSFSYPSEGRKESGPISGYWFRDGANTNHDAPVATNNRTRQVQEETRGRFDLPGVPMRNNCSLSISNATRSDHGLYFFKVEKGQSIKWNYVRNKLSVRVTALTPNILLPGTLEYGHTRNLTCSVPWTCEKGLPPKISWAGPAVVPQGPTTGHSSVLTLVPQLQHHGTNLTCQVTLPGTDVTGMRTVHLNVSYSPQNLTVTVLLGSSTAPTALRNGSSLSVLEGQSLHLACDADSNPPAKLNWNFKSLTLSPSQPSDPGLLKLPQVQLRHEGEYTCQAQNPLGSQHVSLILLLQSEHGPLNQGEGWGGRRHDPESHLPVWEGPERGKRVWARQESEVPQEEVSSDSSGYGGCGHCRSLIPQVSDAGMSPSNILLDTSPVMASRVAPPSMAKAQPPVSSPSSPLVLLEPPSH; encoded by the exons atgctgctgctgctgccgctggCCCTGCTCTGGGGGAGGGCGGGGGGGCAGCAACAGAGACGGCCCTGGGCGGCTTATAGCCTGAAAGTGCCGGAGGTGGTGACGGTGCAGGAGGGCCTGTGTGTCCATGTGCCCTGCTCCTTCTCCTACCCCTCGGAAGGCCGGAAAGAGTCTGGCCCTATTTCTGGCTACTGGTTCCGGGACGGGGCCAATACAAACCACGATGCTCCAGTGGCCACAAACAACAGAACTCGACAAGTGCAGGAGGAGACCCGGGGCAGATTCGACCTCCCTGGGGTCCCCATGAGGAACAACTGCTCCCTGAGTATCAGCAATGCCACGCGGAGTGACCATGGATTATACTTTTTTAAGGTGGAGAAAGGACAGAGCATAAAATGGAACTATGTACGCAATAAGCTCTCTGTGCGTGTGACGG cCCTGACCCCCAACATCCTCCTACCGGGGACCCTGGAGTACGGCCACACCAGGAACCTGACCTGCTCTGTGCCCTGGACCTGTGAGAAGGGATTGCCCCCCAAGATCTCCTGGGCTGGGCCCGCTGTGGTCCCTCAGGGTCCCACCACCGGCCACTCCTCAGTGCTCACCCTCGTCCCACAGCTCCAGCACCATGGCACCAACCTCACCTGCCAGGTCACCTTGCCTGGGACTGATGTGACCGGGATGAGGACCGTCCATCTCAATGTATCCT ACTCTCCTCAGAACTTGACTGTGACTGTCCTCCTAGGAAGCAGCACAG CTCCCACAGCCCTGAGGAACGGCTCATCTCTGTCAGTTCTGGAGGGCCAGTCTCTGCACTTGGCCTGTGATGCTGACAGCAACCCCCCTGCCAAGTTGAACTGGAACTTTAAGAGCTTGACCCTGAGCCCCTcacagccttcagaccctgggctATTGAAGCTGCCCCAAGTGCAACTCAGACATGAAGGAGAATACACCTGCCAAGCACAGAACCCTCTGGGGTCCCAGCACGTCTCTCTGATTCTCCTCCTGCAGA gTGAACATGGCCCCCTGAACcaaggagagggatggggagggaggagacaCGACCCTGAATCCCACCTCCCAGTGTGGGAAGGACCGGAAAGGGGCAAGAGGGTCTGGGCCAGGCAGGAG AGTGAAGTCCCGCAGGAGGAAGTCAGCTCAGACAGTAGTGGGTATGGAGGATGCGGACATTGTCGTAGCCTGATCCCTCAGGTGAGTGATGCTGGCATGTCACCCTCCAACATCCTGCTGGACACCTCCCCTGTGATGGCCTCCAGGGTTGCTCCACCCAGCATGGCCAAGGCTCAGCCACCTGTCTCCTCCCCAAGCAGCCCTCTGGTCCTACTGGAACCCCCATCCCACTGA
- the LOC128597126 gene encoding sialic acid-binding Ig-like lectin 13 isoform X4: MLLLLPLALLWGRAGGQQQRRPWAAYSLKVPEVVTVQEGLCVHVPCSFSYPSEGRKESGPISGYWFRDGANTNHDAPVATNNRTRQVQEETRGRFDLPGVPMRNNCSLSISNATRSDHGLYFFKVEKGQSIKWNYVRNKLSVRVTALTPNILLPGTLEYGHTRNLTCSVPWTCEKGLPPKISWAGPAVVPQGPTTGHSSVLTLVPQLQHHGTNLTCQVTLPGTDVTGMRTVHLNVSYSPQNLTVTVLLGSSTAPTALRNGSSLSVLEGQSLHLACDADSNPPAKLNWNFKSLTLSPSQPSDPGLLKLPQVQLRHEGEYTCQAQNPLGSQHVSLILLLQSEHGPLNQGEGWGGRRHDPESHLPVWEGPERGKRVWARQESEVPQEEVSSDSSGYGGCGHCRSLIPQVLLILQAQSHVSLRVACVPCLLLSGRGTFSPSFIGSFRK; the protein is encoded by the exons atgctgctgctgctgccgctggCCCTGCTCTGGGGGAGGGCGGGGGGGCAGCAACAGAGACGGCCCTGGGCGGCTTATAGCCTGAAAGTGCCGGAGGTGGTGACGGTGCAGGAGGGCCTGTGTGTCCATGTGCCCTGCTCCTTCTCCTACCCCTCGGAAGGCCGGAAAGAGTCTGGCCCTATTTCTGGCTACTGGTTCCGGGACGGGGCCAATACAAACCACGATGCTCCAGTGGCCACAAACAACAGAACTCGACAAGTGCAGGAGGAGACCCGGGGCAGATTCGACCTCCCTGGGGTCCCCATGAGGAACAACTGCTCCCTGAGTATCAGCAATGCCACGCGGAGTGACCATGGATTATACTTTTTTAAGGTGGAGAAAGGACAGAGCATAAAATGGAACTATGTACGCAATAAGCTCTCTGTGCGTGTGACGG cCCTGACCCCCAACATCCTCCTACCGGGGACCCTGGAGTACGGCCACACCAGGAACCTGACCTGCTCTGTGCCCTGGACCTGTGAGAAGGGATTGCCCCCCAAGATCTCCTGGGCTGGGCCCGCTGTGGTCCCTCAGGGTCCCACCACCGGCCACTCCTCAGTGCTCACCCTCGTCCCACAGCTCCAGCACCATGGCACCAACCTCACCTGCCAGGTCACCTTGCCTGGGACTGATGTGACCGGGATGAGGACCGTCCATCTCAATGTATCCT ACTCTCCTCAGAACTTGACTGTGACTGTCCTCCTAGGAAGCAGCACAG CTCCCACAGCCCTGAGGAACGGCTCATCTCTGTCAGTTCTGGAGGGCCAGTCTCTGCACTTGGCCTGTGATGCTGACAGCAACCCCCCTGCCAAGTTGAACTGGAACTTTAAGAGCTTGACCCTGAGCCCCTcacagccttcagaccctgggctATTGAAGCTGCCCCAAGTGCAACTCAGACATGAAGGAGAATACACCTGCCAAGCACAGAACCCTCTGGGGTCCCAGCACGTCTCTCTGATTCTCCTCCTGCAGA gTGAACATGGCCCCCTGAACcaaggagagggatggggagggaggagacaCGACCCTGAATCCCACCTCCCAGTGTGGGAAGGACCGGAAAGGGGCAAGAGGGTCTGGGCCAGGCAGGAG AGTGAAGTCCCGCAGGAGGAAGTCAGCTCAGACAGTAGTGGGTATGGAGGATGCGGACATTGTCGTAGCCTGATCCCTCAG GTCCTGCTCATCCTTCAGGCTCAGTCTCACGTGTCACTCAGGGTTGCGTGTGTTCCTTGTTTGCTTCTGAGTGGAAGAGGGACATTCAGTCCTTCATTCATAGGCTCATTCAGGAAGTAG
- the LOC128597126 gene encoding sialic acid-binding Ig-like lectin 13 isoform X5, producing the protein MLLLLPLALLWGRAGGQQQRRPWAAYSLKVPEVVTVQEGLCVHVPCSFSYPSEGRKESGPISGYWFRDGANTNHDAPVATNNRTRQVQEETRGRFDLPGVPMRNNCSLSISNATRSDHGLYFFKVEKGQSIKWNYVRNKLSVRVTALTPNILLPGTLEYGHTRNLTCSVPWTCEKGLPPKISWAGPAVVPQGPTTGHSSVLTLVPQLQHHGTNLTCQVTLPGTDVTGMRTVHLNVSYSPQNLTVTVLLGSSTAPTALRNGSSLSVLEGQSLHLACDADSNPPAKLNWNFKSLTLSPSQPSDPGLLKLPQVQLRHEGEYTCQAQNPLGSQHVSLILLLQSEHGPLNQGEGWGGRRHDPESHLPVWEGPERGKRVWARQESEVPQEEVSSDSSGYGGCGHCRSLIPQPHLFPGPCVTCSPASISPRHRPQTVLPDASLSSSHTV; encoded by the exons atgctgctgctgctgccgctggCCCTGCTCTGGGGGAGGGCGGGGGGGCAGCAACAGAGACGGCCCTGGGCGGCTTATAGCCTGAAAGTGCCGGAGGTGGTGACGGTGCAGGAGGGCCTGTGTGTCCATGTGCCCTGCTCCTTCTCCTACCCCTCGGAAGGCCGGAAAGAGTCTGGCCCTATTTCTGGCTACTGGTTCCGGGACGGGGCCAATACAAACCACGATGCTCCAGTGGCCACAAACAACAGAACTCGACAAGTGCAGGAGGAGACCCGGGGCAGATTCGACCTCCCTGGGGTCCCCATGAGGAACAACTGCTCCCTGAGTATCAGCAATGCCACGCGGAGTGACCATGGATTATACTTTTTTAAGGTGGAGAAAGGACAGAGCATAAAATGGAACTATGTACGCAATAAGCTCTCTGTGCGTGTGACGG cCCTGACCCCCAACATCCTCCTACCGGGGACCCTGGAGTACGGCCACACCAGGAACCTGACCTGCTCTGTGCCCTGGACCTGTGAGAAGGGATTGCCCCCCAAGATCTCCTGGGCTGGGCCCGCTGTGGTCCCTCAGGGTCCCACCACCGGCCACTCCTCAGTGCTCACCCTCGTCCCACAGCTCCAGCACCATGGCACCAACCTCACCTGCCAGGTCACCTTGCCTGGGACTGATGTGACCGGGATGAGGACCGTCCATCTCAATGTATCCT ACTCTCCTCAGAACTTGACTGTGACTGTCCTCCTAGGAAGCAGCACAG CTCCCACAGCCCTGAGGAACGGCTCATCTCTGTCAGTTCTGGAGGGCCAGTCTCTGCACTTGGCCTGTGATGCTGACAGCAACCCCCCTGCCAAGTTGAACTGGAACTTTAAGAGCTTGACCCTGAGCCCCTcacagccttcagaccctgggctATTGAAGCTGCCCCAAGTGCAACTCAGACATGAAGGAGAATACACCTGCCAAGCACAGAACCCTCTGGGGTCCCAGCACGTCTCTCTGATTCTCCTCCTGCAGA gTGAACATGGCCCCCTGAACcaaggagagggatggggagggaggagacaCGACCCTGAATCCCACCTCCCAGTGTGGGAAGGACCGGAAAGGGGCAAGAGGGTCTGGGCCAGGCAGGAG AGTGAAGTCCCGCAGGAGGAAGTCAGCTCAGACAGTAGTGGGTATGGAGGATGCGGACATTGTCGTAGCCTGATCCCTCAG CCTCACCTCTTCCCTGGTCCTTGTGTCACCtgctctcctgcctccatctctccCCGCCACAGGCCTCAGACTGTGCTTCCAGATGCTTCCTTGTCCAGTTCCCACACGGTGTGA
- the LOC128597126 gene encoding sialic acid-binding Ig-like lectin 7 isoform X2: protein MLLLLPLALLWGRAGGQQQRRPWAAYSLKVPEVVTVQEGLCVHVPCSFSYPSEGRKESGPISGYWFRDGANTNHDAPVATNNRTRQVQEETRGRFDLPGVPMRNNCSLSISNATRSDHGLYFFKVEKGQSIKWNYVRNKLSVRVTALTPNILLPGTLEYGHTRNLTCSVPWTLLTLVPQLQHHGTNLTCQVTLPGTDVTGMRTVHLNVSYSPQNLTVTVLLGSSTAPTALRNGSSLSVLEGQSLHLACDADSNPPAKLNWNFKSLTLSPSQPSDPGLLKLPQVQLRHEGEYTCQAQNPLGSQHVSLILLLQSEHGPLNQGEGWGGRRHDPESHLPVWEGPERGKRVWARQESEVPQEEVSSDSSGYGGCGHCRSLIPQASDCASRCFLVQFPHGVNSRFLSIAGERGADPGAGGDTWQGPAHPSGSVSRVTQGCVCSLFASEWKRDIQSFIHRLIQEVVLNTCYVPRLS, encoded by the exons atgctgctgctgctgccgctggCCCTGCTCTGGGGGAGGGCGGGGGGGCAGCAACAGAGACGGCCCTGGGCGGCTTATAGCCTGAAAGTGCCGGAGGTGGTGACGGTGCAGGAGGGCCTGTGTGTCCATGTGCCCTGCTCCTTCTCCTACCCCTCGGAAGGCCGGAAAGAGTCTGGCCCTATTTCTGGCTACTGGTTCCGGGACGGGGCCAATACAAACCACGATGCTCCAGTGGCCACAAACAACAGAACTCGACAAGTGCAGGAGGAGACCCGGGGCAGATTCGACCTCCCTGGGGTCCCCATGAGGAACAACTGCTCCCTGAGTATCAGCAATGCCACGCGGAGTGACCATGGATTATACTTTTTTAAGGTGGAGAAAGGACAGAGCATAAAATGGAACTATGTACGCAATAAGCTCTCTGTGCGTGTGACGG cCCTGACCCCCAACATCCTCCTACCGGGGACCCTGGAGTACGGCCACACCAGGAACCTGACCTGCTCTGTGCCCTGGACCT TGCTCACCCTCGTCCCACAGCTCCAGCACCATGGCACCAACCTCACCTGCCAGGTCACCTTGCCTGGGACTGATGTGACCGGGATGAGGACCGTCCATCTCAATGTATCCT ACTCTCCTCAGAACTTGACTGTGACTGTCCTCCTAGGAAGCAGCACAG CTCCCACAGCCCTGAGGAACGGCTCATCTCTGTCAGTTCTGGAGGGCCAGTCTCTGCACTTGGCCTGTGATGCTGACAGCAACCCCCCTGCCAAGTTGAACTGGAACTTTAAGAGCTTGACCCTGAGCCCCTcacagccttcagaccctgggctATTGAAGCTGCCCCAAGTGCAACTCAGACATGAAGGAGAATACACCTGCCAAGCACAGAACCCTCTGGGGTCCCAGCACGTCTCTCTGATTCTCCTCCTGCAGA gTGAACATGGCCCCCTGAACcaaggagagggatggggagggaggagacaCGACCCTGAATCCCACCTCCCAGTGTGGGAAGGACCGGAAAGGGGCAAGAGGGTCTGGGCCAGGCAGGAG AGTGAAGTCCCGCAGGAGGAAGTCAGCTCAGACAGTAGTGGGTATGGAGGATGCGGACATTGTCGTAGCCTGATCCCTCAG GCCTCAGACTGTGCTTCCAGATGCTTCCTTGTCCAGTTCCCACACGGTGTGAACAGCCGGTTTCTCTCCATTGCTGGGGAGCGAGGTGCTGACCCAGGGGCTGGAGGAGACACCTGGCAGG GTCCTGCTCATCCTTCAGGCTCAGTCTCACGTGTCACTCAGGGTTGCGTGTGTTCCTTGTTTGCTTCTGAGTGGAAGAGGGACATTCAGTCCTTCATTCATAGGCTCATTCAGGAAGTAGTACTgaacacctgctatgtgccaagaCTGTCCTAG
- the LOC128597126 gene encoding sialic acid-binding Ig-like lectin 13 isoform X6, with protein MLLLLPLALLWGRAGGQQQRRPWAAYSLKVPEVVTVQEGLCVHVPCSFSYPSEGRKESGPISGYWFRDGANTNHDAPVATNNRTRQVQEETRGRFDLPGVPMRNNCSLSISNATRSDHGLYFFKVEKGQSIKWNYVRNKLSVRVTALTPNILLPGTLEYGHTRNLTCSVPWTCEKGLPPKISWAGPAVVPQGPTTGHSSVLTLVPQLQHHGTNLTCQVTLPGTDVTGMRTVHLNVSYSPQNLTVTVLLGSSTAPTALRNGSSLSVLEGQSLHLACDADSNPPAKLNWNFKSLTLSPSQPSDPGLLKLPQVQLRHEGEYTCQAQNPLGSQHVSLILLLQSEHGPLNQGEGWGGRRHDPESHLPVWEGPERGKRVWARQESEVPQEEVSSDSSGYGGCGHCRSLIPQETLEQAKLMDDDKSQDTGCLSDRTCRQRLT; from the exons atgctgctgctgctgccgctggCCCTGCTCTGGGGGAGGGCGGGGGGGCAGCAACAGAGACGGCCCTGGGCGGCTTATAGCCTGAAAGTGCCGGAGGTGGTGACGGTGCAGGAGGGCCTGTGTGTCCATGTGCCCTGCTCCTTCTCCTACCCCTCGGAAGGCCGGAAAGAGTCTGGCCCTATTTCTGGCTACTGGTTCCGGGACGGGGCCAATACAAACCACGATGCTCCAGTGGCCACAAACAACAGAACTCGACAAGTGCAGGAGGAGACCCGGGGCAGATTCGACCTCCCTGGGGTCCCCATGAGGAACAACTGCTCCCTGAGTATCAGCAATGCCACGCGGAGTGACCATGGATTATACTTTTTTAAGGTGGAGAAAGGACAGAGCATAAAATGGAACTATGTACGCAATAAGCTCTCTGTGCGTGTGACGG cCCTGACCCCCAACATCCTCCTACCGGGGACCCTGGAGTACGGCCACACCAGGAACCTGACCTGCTCTGTGCCCTGGACCTGTGAGAAGGGATTGCCCCCCAAGATCTCCTGGGCTGGGCCCGCTGTGGTCCCTCAGGGTCCCACCACCGGCCACTCCTCAGTGCTCACCCTCGTCCCACAGCTCCAGCACCATGGCACCAACCTCACCTGCCAGGTCACCTTGCCTGGGACTGATGTGACCGGGATGAGGACCGTCCATCTCAATGTATCCT ACTCTCCTCAGAACTTGACTGTGACTGTCCTCCTAGGAAGCAGCACAG CTCCCACAGCCCTGAGGAACGGCTCATCTCTGTCAGTTCTGGAGGGCCAGTCTCTGCACTTGGCCTGTGATGCTGACAGCAACCCCCCTGCCAAGTTGAACTGGAACTTTAAGAGCTTGACCCTGAGCCCCTcacagccttcagaccctgggctATTGAAGCTGCCCCAAGTGCAACTCAGACATGAAGGAGAATACACCTGCCAAGCACAGAACCCTCTGGGGTCCCAGCACGTCTCTCTGATTCTCCTCCTGCAGA gTGAACATGGCCCCCTGAACcaaggagagggatggggagggaggagacaCGACCCTGAATCCCACCTCCCAGTGTGGGAAGGACCGGAAAGGGGCAAGAGGGTCTGGGCCAGGCAGGAG AGTGAAGTCCCGCAGGAGGAAGTCAGCTCAGACAGTAGTGGGTATGGAGGATGCGGACATTGTCGTAGCCTGATCCCTCAG gaaacTCTAGAACAAGCCAAACTCATGGATGATGACAAAAGCCAGGACACTGGTTGCCTCTCAGACCGGACTTGCAGGCAGAGATTGACATAG
- the LOC128597126 gene encoding sialic acid-binding Ig-like lectin 13 isoform X1, translated as MLLLLPLALLWGRAGGQQQRRPWAAYSLKVPEVVTVQEGLCVHVPCSFSYPSEGRKESGPISGYWFRDGANTNHDAPVATNNRTRQVQEETRGRFDLPGVPMRNNCSLSISNATRSDHGLYFFKVEKGQSIKWNYVRNKLSVRVTALTPNILLPGTLEYGHTRNLTCSVPWTCEKGLPPKISWAGPAVVPQGPTTGHSSVLTLVPQLQHHGTNLTCQVTLPGTDVTGMRTVHLNVSYSPQNLTVTVLLGSSTAPTALRNGSSLSVLEGQSLHLACDADSNPPAKLNWNFKSLTLSPSQPSDPGLLKLPQVQLRHEGEYTCQAQNPLGSQHVSLILLLQSEHGPLNQGEGWGGRRHDPESHLPVWEGPERGKRVWARQESEVPQEEVSSDSSGYGGCGHCRSLIPQASDCASRCFLVQFPHGVNSRFLSIAGERGADPGAGGDTWQGPAHPSGSVSRVTQGCVCSLFASEWKRDIQSFIHRLIQEVVLNTCYVPRLS; from the exons atgctgctgctgctgccgctggCCCTGCTCTGGGGGAGGGCGGGGGGGCAGCAACAGAGACGGCCCTGGGCGGCTTATAGCCTGAAAGTGCCGGAGGTGGTGACGGTGCAGGAGGGCCTGTGTGTCCATGTGCCCTGCTCCTTCTCCTACCCCTCGGAAGGCCGGAAAGAGTCTGGCCCTATTTCTGGCTACTGGTTCCGGGACGGGGCCAATACAAACCACGATGCTCCAGTGGCCACAAACAACAGAACTCGACAAGTGCAGGAGGAGACCCGGGGCAGATTCGACCTCCCTGGGGTCCCCATGAGGAACAACTGCTCCCTGAGTATCAGCAATGCCACGCGGAGTGACCATGGATTATACTTTTTTAAGGTGGAGAAAGGACAGAGCATAAAATGGAACTATGTACGCAATAAGCTCTCTGTGCGTGTGACGG cCCTGACCCCCAACATCCTCCTACCGGGGACCCTGGAGTACGGCCACACCAGGAACCTGACCTGCTCTGTGCCCTGGACCTGTGAGAAGGGATTGCCCCCCAAGATCTCCTGGGCTGGGCCCGCTGTGGTCCCTCAGGGTCCCACCACCGGCCACTCCTCAGTGCTCACCCTCGTCCCACAGCTCCAGCACCATGGCACCAACCTCACCTGCCAGGTCACCTTGCCTGGGACTGATGTGACCGGGATGAGGACCGTCCATCTCAATGTATCCT ACTCTCCTCAGAACTTGACTGTGACTGTCCTCCTAGGAAGCAGCACAG CTCCCACAGCCCTGAGGAACGGCTCATCTCTGTCAGTTCTGGAGGGCCAGTCTCTGCACTTGGCCTGTGATGCTGACAGCAACCCCCCTGCCAAGTTGAACTGGAACTTTAAGAGCTTGACCCTGAGCCCCTcacagccttcagaccctgggctATTGAAGCTGCCCCAAGTGCAACTCAGACATGAAGGAGAATACACCTGCCAAGCACAGAACCCTCTGGGGTCCCAGCACGTCTCTCTGATTCTCCTCCTGCAGA gTGAACATGGCCCCCTGAACcaaggagagggatggggagggaggagacaCGACCCTGAATCCCACCTCCCAGTGTGGGAAGGACCGGAAAGGGGCAAGAGGGTCTGGGCCAGGCAGGAG AGTGAAGTCCCGCAGGAGGAAGTCAGCTCAGACAGTAGTGGGTATGGAGGATGCGGACATTGTCGTAGCCTGATCCCTCAG GCCTCAGACTGTGCTTCCAGATGCTTCCTTGTCCAGTTCCCACACGGTGTGAACAGCCGGTTTCTCTCCATTGCTGGGGAGCGAGGTGCTGACCCAGGGGCTGGAGGAGACACCTGGCAGG GTCCTGCTCATCCTTCAGGCTCAGTCTCACGTGTCACTCAGGGTTGCGTGTGTTCCTTGTTTGCTTCTGAGTGGAAGAGGGACATTCAGTCCTTCATTCATAGGCTCATTCAGGAAGTAGTACTgaacacctgctatgtgccaagaCTGTCCTAG